The following proteins are encoded in a genomic region of Catellatospora sp. TT07R-123:
- a CDS encoding GGDEF domain-containing protein translates to MSAVRRWLAALAAWWRDGGPLLDRFARLGPRLIFAFLAVSLLLPLVGLVAVREQHSAGARAAQAEGERVARHIAHNIVRPLGPGQPRMYQRLDELQQYIGDLHQDLGRDVEVVDRDLRILADAVPGRQGQLLRDDPLGQVAATMRDGVPRAFTERGDDYPHGIEVVAVPVRGTKNAIVGAVLLEYTSTYRELTGAGVHITRAMAAASMLGMTAALVLGYLLAYGIVRDVRRLTRAADLLAAGHDDVRVAVGSRGELGRLAAAFNTMAERISEQKAMLTDLATSDPLTGLRNRRSFHAQLETELDKARALGSALSVLMLDLDEFKSINDRYGHLAGDAALSQVAAAIQQQLRADDVAARLGGEEFGVLLHTGSERAFEVAERLRAAVARTPIRYEELELSITVSIGVVSCPVHGQTSAALLQRADEALYRAKRDGRDRVCGPPDAPA, encoded by the coding sequence ATGAGCGCGGTGCGGCGGTGGCTGGCGGCACTCGCGGCGTGGTGGCGTGACGGCGGGCCGCTGCTCGACCGGTTCGCCCGGCTCGGGCCGCGGCTCATCTTCGCGTTCCTGGCCGTGTCGCTGCTGCTGCCGCTGGTGGGGCTCGTGGCCGTACGCGAGCAGCACTCGGCCGGCGCGCGCGCCGCGCAGGCCGAGGGGGAGCGGGTGGCGCGGCACATCGCGCACAACATCGTCCGCCCGCTCGGCCCCGGCCAGCCCCGGATGTACCAGCGGCTCGACGAGTTGCAGCAGTACATCGGCGACCTGCACCAGGATCTGGGCCGCGACGTCGAGGTGGTCGACCGCGACCTGCGCATCCTCGCCGACGCGGTGCCCGGCCGCCAGGGACAGCTGCTGCGCGACGATCCGCTGGGGCAGGTCGCCGCGACGATGCGCGACGGCGTGCCGCGGGCGTTCACCGAGCGGGGAGACGACTACCCGCACGGCATCGAGGTGGTCGCGGTCCCGGTCCGCGGCACGAAGAACGCGATCGTCGGGGCGGTGCTGCTGGAGTACACGTCCACCTATCGGGAGCTGACCGGTGCCGGGGTCCACATCACCCGGGCGATGGCGGCGGCGAGCATGCTGGGCATGACGGCGGCGCTGGTGCTGGGATACCTGCTGGCGTACGGCATCGTCCGTGACGTGCGCCGGCTGACCCGGGCCGCGGACCTGCTGGCGGCGGGGCACGACGACGTACGGGTGGCGGTGGGCTCGCGTGGGGAGCTCGGACGGCTGGCGGCGGCGTTCAACACGATGGCCGAGCGGATCAGCGAGCAGAAGGCGATGCTGACCGACCTGGCCACCAGCGACCCGCTGACCGGGCTGCGCAACCGGCGCTCGTTCCACGCACAGCTGGAGACCGAGCTGGACAAGGCCCGCGCGCTGGGCAGCGCGCTGTCGGTGCTGATGCTGGACCTGGACGAGTTCAAGTCCATCAACGACCGGTACGGGCACCTGGCCGGGGACGCGGCCCTGAGCCAGGTGGCGGCGGCGATCCAGCAGCAGCTGCGCGCCGACGACGTGGCGGCGCGGCTGGGCGGCGAGGAGTTCGGGGTGCTGCTGCACACCGGCAGTGAGCGGGCGTTCGAGGTCGCGGAGCGGCTGCGGGCGGCGGTGGCGCGTACACCGATCCGGTACGAGGAGCTGGAGCTGTCGATCACGGTGAGCATCGGGGTGGTCAGCTGCCCGGTGCACGGGCAGACCAGCGCGGCGCTGCTCCAGCGCGCCGACGAGGCGCTGTACCGGGCCAAGCGGGACGGCCGCGACCGGGTGTGCGGGCCGCCGGACGCACCGGCTTAG
- a CDS encoding MBL fold metallo-hydrolase, whose product MTAELWVLNNGYVGDRVASSVVLLRDGGTLAVVDPGMVADRQQILAPMRALGIDPGDVTDVVFSHHHPDHTINAALFLNARYHDHWAYYLDDQWVSRDAEGFALTDSIRLIRTPGHTAEDITTLVDTADGLVALTHVWWHSGGPVHDPRATDADALTASRARVLALRPSLIVPGHGSPFVPDENTPR is encoded by the coding sequence GTGACCGCGGAACTGTGGGTGCTCAACAACGGCTACGTCGGCGACCGGGTGGCCAGCTCGGTCGTGCTGCTGCGCGACGGCGGCACCCTGGCCGTGGTCGACCCGGGCATGGTCGCCGACCGGCAGCAGATCCTGGCGCCGATGCGGGCCCTGGGCATCGACCCCGGCGACGTCACCGACGTCGTGTTCAGCCACCACCACCCCGACCACACCATCAACGCGGCGCTGTTCCTCAACGCCCGCTACCACGACCACTGGGCCTACTACCTCGACGACCAGTGGGTCAGCCGCGACGCCGAGGGGTTCGCGCTCACCGACTCGATCCGGCTGATCCGCACCCCGGGCCACACCGCCGAGGACATCACCACGCTGGTCGACACCGCCGACGGCCTGGTCGCGCTCACCCACGTGTGGTGGCACTCCGGCGGCCCGGTGCACGACCCGCGCGCCACCGACGCCGACGCGCTGACCGCGTCACGGGCGCGGGTGCTCGCGCTGCGGCCGTCGCTGATCGTGCCCGGCCACGGGTCCCCGTTCGTGCCGGACGAGAACACGCCGCGCTGA
- a CDS encoding metallophosphoesterase, giving the protein MRRHVFAALAALLLGLTGCGPDGTPTGPPGWAADPVLVGAGDIATSGKGDSATAALLDGIGGTVFTLGDNAYDSGTAKQFASLYGPTWGRHKTRTRPTPGNHDYRTPGASAYYDYFGAAAGPPGLGYYSYDLGTWHIVSLNSNIDMAAGSAQERWLRADLAASGRHCTLAYWHHPLFTSGANHAPETSTLPLFQALYDSGAEVVLAGHNHQYERFAPMDPAGRADPAHGIRTFVVGTGGGGLYQFGTIQPNSEVRDNATFGVIAFTLHTDGYEWRFVPEEGKTFTDTGTAACH; this is encoded by the coding sequence ATGCGCAGACACGTTTTCGCCGCGCTGGCCGCGCTGCTGCTGGGCCTGACCGGCTGCGGCCCGGACGGCACACCGACGGGGCCGCCCGGCTGGGCCGCCGATCCGGTGCTGGTCGGCGCGGGCGACATCGCCACCTCGGGCAAGGGCGACAGCGCCACCGCGGCGCTGCTCGACGGCATCGGCGGGACCGTGTTCACCCTCGGTGACAACGCGTACGACAGCGGCACCGCCAAGCAGTTCGCGTCGCTGTACGGCCCGACCTGGGGCCGGCACAAGACCCGCACCCGGCCCACCCCGGGCAACCACGACTACCGCACCCCCGGCGCGAGCGCCTACTACGACTACTTCGGTGCCGCCGCCGGGCCGCCCGGACTCGGCTACTACTCCTACGACCTGGGCACCTGGCACATCGTGTCGCTGAACTCCAACATCGACATGGCAGCCGGGTCGGCGCAGGAGCGGTGGCTGCGCGCCGACCTGGCCGCCAGCGGTCGGCACTGCACGCTGGCGTACTGGCACCATCCGCTGTTCACCTCGGGCGCCAACCACGCCCCGGAGACCTCGACCCTGCCGCTGTTCCAGGCCCTCTACGACAGCGGCGCCGAGGTCGTCCTCGCCGGACACAACCACCAGTACGAACGCTTCGCGCCGATGGACCCGGCCGGGCGGGCCGACCCTGCCCACGGCATCCGCACCTTCGTGGTCGGGACGGGCGGGGGCGGGCTGTACCAGTTCGGGACCATCCAGCCCAACAGCGAGGTGCGCGACAACGCCACGTTCGGCGTCATCGCGTTCACGCTGCACACCGACGGCTACGAGTGGAGGTTCGTGCCGGAGGAGGGGAAGACCTTCACCGACACCGGCACCGCCGCCTGCCACTGA
- a CDS encoding oxygenase MpaB family protein, whose product METPAGTGRSQPSVTDHYAVYRHLALREFGTDMRLGLNLAFYRTFAVPAIARLLLDTGELTERTRKRADDTGLMMYELIAHGPDHPRARHVIAMLNRIHRVYDISPDEYRYVLGTFVFIPTRWIDRYGPRRLRSEERAATWHFYRAVGRLMNIGDLPATWAEFETWFDAYERANFAHDDAATRLIDATRDVLANRFPKPLRRFAAAAGDALLDEPVRRALGVPRPNPAIRAAVHLLLKLSALVRRLRPVPEPFFVPGRPSRTYPDGYRLADLGPDPIRPVARR is encoded by the coding sequence GTGGAGACCCCTGCCGGCACCGGCCGTTCGCAGCCGTCGGTGACGGACCATTACGCGGTCTACCGGCATCTCGCGCTGCGGGAGTTCGGTACGGACATGCGGCTGGGGCTCAACCTGGCGTTCTACCGGACGTTCGCGGTGCCCGCGATCGCGCGGCTGCTGCTGGACACCGGCGAGCTGACCGAACGCACCCGCAAGCGGGCCGACGACACCGGCCTGATGATGTACGAGCTGATCGCCCACGGCCCCGACCACCCGCGCGCCCGCCACGTCATCGCGATGCTCAACCGCATCCACCGCGTCTACGACATCAGCCCCGACGAGTACCGCTACGTCCTGGGCACGTTCGTCTTCATCCCGACCCGGTGGATCGACCGCTACGGCCCGCGCCGCCTGCGTTCCGAGGAGCGGGCGGCGACCTGGCACTTCTACCGCGCGGTCGGGCGGCTGATGAACATCGGCGACCTACCCGCGACCTGGGCGGAGTTCGAGACCTGGTTCGACGCGTACGAGCGCGCGAACTTCGCCCACGACGACGCCGCGACCAGGCTGATCGACGCGACCCGCGACGTGCTCGCCAACCGGTTCCCCAAGCCCCTGCGCCGCTTCGCCGCCGCCGCGGGCGACGCCCTGCTCGACGAGCCGGTGCGCCGGGCGCTCGGCGTGCCCCGGCCGAACCCCGCGATCCGGGCGGCGGTGCACCTGCTGCTCAAGCTCAGCGCCCTGGTCCGCCGCCTGCGGCCGGTGCCGGAGCCGTTCTTCGTGCCGGGCCGGCCGTCGCGGACCTATCCGGACGGATACCGGCTGGCAGATCTCGGCCCCGATCCGATCAGGCCGGTCGCACGGCGGTGA
- a CDS encoding PHB depolymerase family esterase yields the protein MTGEARNYLDHACELPSLGGPLETRTYTLYVPPNLPEGAAVPLVVVLHGGFGTGSQARGSYRWDEQADQGGFAVAYPDGLVRAWAVGGGCCGRPGEQGVDDVAFIAAMVARVGETLRVDPARVYATGISNGGLMAYRLACDTTLFAAIGPVAATRLGGCDHPAPVSVIHVHGDADHNIALDGSPGDGFATIDGPPVPEVIDGWRAVDGCAAPAVTTAGGVTTALSSCPDGRAVELIVVAGAGHQWPGSVPKPVLERALGLDPPSTALDATAAIWTFFAAHPRPTSR from the coding sequence TTGACAGGTGAGGCCCGCAACTACCTCGACCATGCGTGTGAGCTGCCCAGTTTGGGCGGTCCTTTAGAGACACGCACATACACGCTGTACGTGCCGCCGAACCTGCCGGAGGGCGCGGCGGTGCCGCTGGTCGTGGTGCTGCACGGCGGGTTCGGCACCGGGTCGCAGGCGCGCGGCTCGTACCGGTGGGACGAGCAGGCCGACCAGGGCGGGTTCGCGGTGGCGTACCCGGACGGCCTGGTCCGGGCGTGGGCGGTCGGCGGCGGCTGCTGCGGCCGCCCCGGTGAGCAGGGCGTCGACGACGTCGCGTTCATCGCGGCGATGGTGGCGCGGGTGGGGGAGACGCTGCGGGTCGATCCGGCGCGGGTGTACGCCACCGGCATCTCCAACGGCGGGCTGATGGCATACCGGCTGGCCTGCGACACCACGCTGTTCGCCGCGATCGGGCCGGTCGCGGCGACCCGGCTGGGCGGCTGCGACCACCCCGCGCCCGTGTCGGTGATCCACGTGCACGGCGACGCCGACCACAACATCGCGCTCGACGGCAGCCCCGGCGACGGCTTCGCCACCATCGACGGGCCGCCCGTGCCGGAGGTGATCGACGGCTGGCGCGCGGTCGACGGCTGCGCCGCCCCAGCCGTCACCACGGCGGGCGGGGTGACCACGGCGCTGTCGTCCTGCCCCGACGGCCGCGCGGTCGAGCTGATCGTCGTCGCCGGGGCCGGCCACCAGTGGCCCGGCTCGGTCCCCAAACCCGTCCTGGAACGCGCCCTCGGCCTCGACCCGCCGTCGACCGCCCTCGACGCCACCGCCGCCATCTGGACCTTCTTCGCCGCCCACCCCCGCCCCACGTCGCGCTAG
- a CDS encoding VWD domain-containing protein yields MRPPLRRAAAVCTLVIGLWWGAAPAHAETGGLGVAVADGPAGMVARLTNGASAPCQVAAGGLGAVSLTSVMQDGQQVAPLGGPTATTEDFGYYLRQTLRVLGPGESVDVPLPTVDWDGGRAVETVLWTRAGGTFGRLYPLKNGSAAQLAAVYVAPDLAVTGAPLCVAATAPVGAAAIAADPKAGFPRLLVIAGAALLLAALLVVLLVRRRRRPGAAAVVLLLLAGAVVVSWPPSGAHAFVVPDKSLENDWAECRTYFQQPGHDPMGIMPTILAPDFKVELRRVSPAPNDPLPTRTDAISPNWVLLMWDPNDHHKFVGKGGEANKCSSLYHELFHAYEHHKRTFSYHQCVTKEEGATGLSIAEVRATLAENKFRKIHNDPERDHYGDIPLPKGECLPPPEPGCTDPARLKEIHNADFVAGLPATSVLAKACALTSGDPHLLTFDGTRYDFQGAGEFVLARDGTGAYEIQVRQEPWGGQRIVTINTALAMRVGGNVVELRADPGRAVTLLVDGTAQPMRTFTLPGGGRFVVDLGAKRHVVWPDGSVLTVDTYGGQQLTVEVQPASTLFGKLEGLLGDFDGDPADDVRPRGGDPLAVPPAFADLYPRLADSWRVDAATSLFTYAPGLGTQSYTDRTVPQRPVDAADLPGRAAAETLCRAYGVADAPVLAACVLDVALTGQPEYAAAAVHSQGVGGGPGGIGATVARPGDTARVQFPARAGQRVFVDVTTTLPDQCTPLRLLDPQDKVLRTGCVAGGRGYLDATDLPADGTYTVLVDPADRPGDVGDVTVTVIELADQHGTITVGGPGVVARIDQPGKTAEFTFTGGAGDTVTLELSEVSLPDECNNVALYGPDGVLLAYACTLGGSGATKPVTLPSAGTYRVVVDPVDRHVGTAVLRLVK; encoded by the coding sequence ATGAGGCCTCCGCTGCGCCGCGCCGCCGCCGTCTGCACGCTCGTGATCGGACTGTGGTGGGGCGCCGCCCCGGCCCACGCCGAGACCGGCGGCCTCGGCGTGGCGGTCGCCGACGGTCCTGCCGGAATGGTGGCCCGGTTGACCAACGGCGCGTCGGCGCCCTGCCAGGTGGCGGCGGGCGGGCTGGGCGCGGTCTCGCTCACCTCGGTCATGCAGGACGGGCAGCAGGTCGCGCCGCTGGGCGGGCCGACCGCCACGACCGAGGACTTCGGCTACTACCTGCGCCAGACGCTGCGGGTGTTGGGGCCGGGCGAGAGCGTGGACGTGCCGCTGCCGACCGTGGACTGGGACGGCGGACGCGCGGTGGAGACCGTGCTGTGGACCCGCGCGGGCGGAACTTTCGGCCGCCTGTACCCGCTGAAGAACGGCTCGGCCGCGCAGCTGGCCGCGGTCTACGTCGCCCCGGACCTGGCCGTCACGGGCGCCCCGCTGTGCGTCGCCGCAACCGCCCCGGTGGGGGCTGCCGCGATCGCCGCCGACCCGAAGGCGGGCTTCCCGCGGCTGCTGGTGATCGCCGGTGCCGCGCTGCTGCTGGCAGCACTGCTCGTCGTGCTGCTGGTGCGTCGGCGGCGCCGGCCGGGTGCGGCCGCCGTCGTGCTGCTGCTACTGGCGGGCGCGGTCGTGGTGAGCTGGCCGCCGAGCGGCGCGCACGCTTTCGTCGTGCCCGACAAGAGCTTGGAGAACGACTGGGCCGAGTGCCGGACCTACTTCCAGCAACCCGGCCACGACCCGATGGGCATCATGCCGACGATCCTCGCGCCCGACTTCAAGGTCGAGCTGCGCCGGGTCAGTCCGGCCCCGAACGACCCGCTGCCCACCCGCACCGACGCGATCAGCCCGAACTGGGTGCTGCTCATGTGGGACCCCAACGACCACCACAAGTTCGTCGGCAAGGGCGGCGAGGCCAACAAGTGCAGCTCGCTCTACCACGAGCTGTTCCACGCGTACGAGCACCACAAGCGCACCTTCAGCTACCACCAGTGCGTCACCAAGGAGGAGGGCGCCACCGGGCTGTCGATCGCCGAGGTGCGCGCCACCCTGGCCGAGAACAAGTTCCGCAAGATTCACAATGACCCCGAGCGCGACCACTACGGCGACATACCGCTGCCCAAGGGCGAGTGCCTGCCGCCGCCCGAGCCCGGCTGCACCGACCCGGCACGGCTCAAGGAGATCCACAACGCCGACTTCGTCGCCGGGCTGCCCGCCACGTCGGTCCTGGCGAAGGCGTGCGCGCTGACCTCCGGCGATCCGCACCTGCTCACCTTCGACGGCACCCGCTACGACTTCCAGGGCGCGGGCGAGTTCGTGCTGGCCCGCGACGGCACCGGGGCGTACGAGATCCAGGTGCGCCAGGAGCCGTGGGGCGGCCAGCGCATCGTCACCATCAACACGGCCCTGGCCATGCGCGTCGGCGGGAACGTGGTCGAGTTGCGCGCCGACCCCGGCCGCGCGGTCACGCTGCTGGTCGACGGCACCGCCCAGCCGATGCGCACGTTCACGCTGCCCGGCGGCGGCCGGTTCGTGGTCGACCTGGGCGCCAAGCGCCATGTGGTGTGGCCCGACGGCTCCGTGCTCACCGTCGACACCTACGGCGGGCAGCAGCTGACCGTCGAGGTCCAGCCTGCCTCCACCCTGTTCGGGAAGCTGGAGGGCCTGCTCGGCGACTTCGACGGCGACCCCGCCGACGACGTACGCCCGCGCGGCGGCGACCCGCTGGCCGTCCCGCCCGCCTTCGCCGACCTGTACCCGCGCCTGGCCGACTCCTGGCGCGTCGACGCCGCCACCTCGCTGTTCACCTACGCCCCGGGCCTCGGCACGCAGTCCTACACCGACCGCACCGTCCCCCAACGGCCGGTCGACGCGGCGGACCTGCCCGGCCGGGCCGCCGCCGAGACCCTGTGCCGTGCGTACGGCGTCGCCGACGCCCCGGTGCTGGCCGCCTGCGTGCTCGACGTGGCCCTCACCGGCCAGCCCGAGTACGCCGCGGCCGCCGTGCACAGCCAGGGCGTCGGCGGCGGACCGGGCGGCATCGGCGCGACCGTGGCCAGACCGGGCGACACCGCCCGGGTCCAGTTCCCGGCCCGTGCCGGGCAGCGGGTCTTCGTCGACGTCACCACCACGCTGCCGGACCAGTGCACGCCGCTGCGGCTGCTCGACCCGCAGGACAAGGTGCTGCGGACCGGCTGCGTCGCGGGCGGCCGCGGCTACCTCGACGCCACGGACCTGCCCGCCGACGGCACGTACACGGTCCTGGTCGACCCGGCCGACCGGCCCGGTGACGTCGGCGACGTCACGGTCACCGTCATCGAGCTCGCCGACCAGCACGGCACCATCACCGTCGGCGGACCCGGCGTGGTCGCGCGGATCGACCAGCCGGGCAAGACCGCCGAGTTCACGTTCACCGGCGGCGCGGGCGACACCGTCACGCTGGAGCTGAGCGAGGTGTCGCTGCCCGACGAGTGCAACAACGTCGCCCTGTACGGGCCGGACGGGGTGCTGCTCGCGTACGCGTGCACGCTCGGCGGCAGTGGTGCCACCAAGCCGGTGACGCTGCCGTCGGCGGGCACGTACCGGGTGGTGGTCGACCCGGTGGACCGGCACGTCGGCACGGCGGTGCTGCGCCTGGTGAAGTGA